Part of the Capsicum annuum cultivar UCD-10X-F1 chromosome 12, UCD10Xv1.1, whole genome shotgun sequence genome is shown below.
tcttattctatgTTGCAACTTCTATCACATTGCCTGCTCTTTATGCCAACATGCATACTGTTCAGTGTGACTAATCAGAGCCTTCGAGAAATGTTTAATCATAAGATGAAAGAGTTCGTATAAGTCATTTGGCTATGCTGTATTCTTATTTTAGCTGCTGTAAGTGAAGGTCGTGTACCAGTATTTGCTGGTTCAGCATTCGTTGATAGTTGGTCTGCATTTGCATAGGCATTCGCCATTTGCTTCTCGGGTTTGTCCGCAATAAGAGCTTTTGATCACCTTTCGATCCAAATATCCTCAATAGAATTTGCTGATGCATCCATGATGCGACCTACCACATTTTGTATGTGATTTCTGTAAATCATGATTTACCCTTTAGATGTCATTTGAAGTGTTTAATTCAACTACCTAAAATACATATTTCCAGTTTGTAGTGTAATTTGCtgctgtgttttttttttttgattatctATACTAAAACTTTGGTTGCCACGTCCATAAAGTATCTGATTATTGGAAACTACTGCCATTTGCAGGCCTGGCTTACAACCATCTCCTTTGCCCTCAGTATGGTTAGCCTAGACTCTCAGTTTCTGGCAGTACCCTTTTTTTTAGGTCCATTACCTTATCTTTATCCTCCGTCAACTTTCTGCAGGCTTTTGATCTACTCGAAATGCTGAACAAAGAGGAAGAAATGCTATCTGCTTTTAAGGAAAAGCAGCTTCAGGTACTATTAAACCTAGGTTGATTTGCGTTCTTATGTCGTGTTAGCCTCTGTTCTGTAATAACAATTTGAATTTATGTGTTCAACCCGCGTTCTCAGCTTGAACCAACATTAACTGCAACACTGTTCTTTTCCAACTCTGAGCTTTCTCTAGTCGTCTACCTTATAGCTTTGCATCATGGCATACTCTACTTGTGCAGGACGGGGAGGAGGAATTTTCTCAGCTAGTACTTGATGAACGCACCAAAAAAGTAGAAACTTGGCACCGTGATGCTGCTGCTCGAGCCCACTACACAAAACCTGCAGCACCTATCACCTGTGCTACTTTTGCTCAAGATGTCATAGAGGGAAGAGCCAACGTTTCACAGGCGCACGAACATAAACACCAACCCTTAATTTTTGGACCAGCAAGTCTTGTTGGTAGGAACCCAACGTCCGAACGAGAAAAAATGGCAGCACAGGTTTTTCAGCCGCATTATAGGTACTTTCTTTTAACCAAAAACTAAAATGCCCAATGATCTTAAGTAGCTAGATTCAATTCAATGTTTCAATCAACTCAATCATAACCTCTTCATTTCAAACAATAGATTACCAACCATGAGCATAGAGGAGGCTGGGCTAACGGAGATGAATATGATGAACGAATGGCAAGAGAGGACTGTGAAATTCATGGAAGAAGCAAATTCTTCATGGCATAGGGATCCCCCAAAGATGAGGCCAGGTGAAgaggatgaagaagatgatgacgCTGCTCAGGACAGGGCAAGAGCATGGGATGACTGGAAGGATGACAACCCTCGTGGTGCTGGCAACAAGAAACTGACTCCTTGTGGTTAAGGAAGCAGTTGCAGCAGAGGTGGAGAGTACCCAAGACATTACTAATTAGACCTTCCTGCTAGTTGTATGGCAAACTTATCAATAAGCTCGAATCCGTTATATTTCCAGTTTACATGTACTAAATTATAAACAGATTTTGCTGTATGTACTAAGTTAGATGGCTGATGTATTGTACAGTAGTTTTGGTGGACATGTACTGATGTCAATATCTCCAGAGATGACAGAATGATGAATAAACTACTGTAACATGTACTGATGTCAATATCTCCAGAGATGACAGAATGATGAATAAACTTTAGGTGGTCTAAACCACAGTTTCCTGTTGTATCCAGTTACCTATGCCAGTTTAAATTGCACTGGTGCAAAGTTAGGCTGCTCAGGATGAGTGAAGAGTGAAATCTTGTATGTGGACCGCACCCATCGTTGAGGATTTCATCGCTTGTGCCTCGTGTTTCTAGCTCATTCTTGACCTCTATCTATTGTCGCATCACTGCACGGTAGGCATAGCTCAGGCATTTAGTTGGTTGTTAAAGAATCGACATCATGAACCCCACATGATTGAATCAAACTCCTAATTTGTTCTCAATCAATATAAGTCAAGGAGTTAACAAGTCATGCGTATTTCTTGGTGCATTTCAGCACATTTACGGGCACTATACACTTGTACCATCACAAATTAGAAATACAAGAAGCAAAAGAAAGATTTCTTGAAGTACTGGATCAAGCAGACAAGAATGTGTGCCTACATAAAACATCAGTCTAATCAAACTACTCAAAACAACATAACTAGTGTAATCCTGTGAAGAGGGCAACATGAACGCAGCCTTACCCCCTAGCTTGTAAGGGCaggaggttgtttccaatagaccctcgactAAACTACTCAATGTACTATTTTTGAATATTAATAGTTCTCAAATATTCACTAATTTCAGTGTCATCTGAACCCAATATATCACTCCCTTTGCAATAAGACACTTCTAGTTGTGCCTTAAACTCAAGCCAAGGCCTATCTAATCTCCAAAGATCAGCTATCTGATACTTCTCCCCTGAGTTCACCCAAGAAATTAGTCTGGATAACTCTTTTTTGTTGATCTTGGGACTCGAATCTTTTACTGCAATCCTTGCATCACGAAATGCTGGGAAGCACTTCTGCTTTGCAAATTCATGGCACTTCCCCTTTGCTGCTTCAAGGCAAGTCTCCATTTCACGTTCTTCACATCTCGCCCTCTCTGCAAAGTCTTGATTGGAAGCACTGCCAG
Proteins encoded:
- the LOC107849586 gene encoding uncharacterized protein LOC107849586; translation: MTAPKRLQQEVPSVDIEEYSASKTLIPFDRSVPLLRGPIKAGSHEESAGRFILAFKDPISWTSAYKACVSQVTQQCESGARIGCSIAASDKCKTPWWKSFTGSASNQDFAERARCEEREMETCLEAAKGKCHEFAKQKCFPAFRDARIAVKDSSPKINKKELSRLISWVNSGEKYQIADLWRLDRPWLEFKAQLEVSYCKGSDILGSDDTEISEYLRTINIQK
- the LOC107850461 gene encoding PP2A regulatory subunit TAP46, producing MGEVKKQEMSLPVLFEQARNIHTLASNSTLDQDLVKKGCDLLRQCEEMISKLGLFSLNETKDDISTANLKYILVPHYLAELTEKITENGRIHVLKASQAKLKEFISFCETMELVPEEEMETSKQGGANAFADRRAKKIARFKRQRAAESKLLELKERKERRGRSTKASALSTPVETGEDDVLDDDGEEEREAWLTTISFALSMAFDLLEMLNKEEEMLSAFKEKQLQDGEEEFSQLVLDERTKKVETWHRDAAARAHYTKPAAPITCATFAQDVIEGRANVSQAHEHKHQPLIFGPASLVGRNPTSEREKMAAQVFQPHYRLPTMSIEEAGLTEMNMMNEWQERTVKFMEEANSSWHRDPPKMRPGEEDEEDDDAAQDRARAWDDWKDDNPRGAGNKKLTPCG